The following proteins are encoded in a genomic region of Methylobacterium tardum:
- a CDS encoding response regulator transcription factor, producing MARLLLIEDDSETAADVRDDLRGRGHDVAWAATGPEGARAAREGGWGAIILDRMLPGRDGLSVLQDLRLEGDRTPALVLSALGDVDERIRGLRAGGDDYLAKPFALGELAARIEALLRRPVDSPETVLRVGSLEIDLIAGTGRRGARDLELLPRELKLLAYLMRRPGQIVTRAMLFEEVWNYRFTPKSNLIDVHVGRLRRKLEAGGEAPLIHSVRGTGFTLAPDG from the coding sequence GTGGCGAGGCTGCTGCTCATCGAGGACGATTCCGAGACGGCGGCGGACGTGCGCGACGACCTGCGCGGGCGCGGCCACGACGTCGCCTGGGCCGCGACCGGACCCGAGGGCGCGCGGGCGGCACGGGAGGGCGGCTGGGGGGCGATCATCCTCGACCGGATGCTGCCCGGCCGCGACGGCCTCAGCGTGCTCCAGGATCTCCGCCTGGAGGGGGACCGCACCCCGGCGCTGGTCCTGAGCGCGCTGGGCGACGTCGACGAGCGGATCCGCGGCCTCCGGGCGGGCGGCGACGACTACCTCGCCAAACCCTTCGCGCTGGGCGAACTCGCTGCGCGCATCGAGGCGCTGCTGCGGCGGCCGGTCGACAGCCCCGAGACGGTCCTGCGTGTCGGCAGCCTGGAGATCGACCTGATCGCCGGCACCGGCCGGCGCGGCGCGCGCGACCTCGAGCTCCTGCCGCGCGAACTCAAGCTCCTCGCCTACCTCATGCGCCGCCCCGGCCAGATCGTGACCCGGGCAATGCTGTTCGAGGAGGTCTGGAACTACCGCTTCACGCCGAAATCCAACCTGATCGACGTCCATGTCGGGCGCCTGCGCCGGAAGCTGGAAGCGGGCGGCGAGGCTCCGCTGATCCACAGCGTGCGCGGCACGGGGTTCACGCTCGCGCCCGATGGCTGA
- a CDS encoding HAMP domain-containing protein encodes MADLLRSTAFRWALGIALWSALLALAMFAFVYWQTADYLREELAETLRLEVRAAAADDAAAANRVDTWIAMDPHATHYGGLFGPDGTRRAGNLGAVPEHLARDGDAYRVSATVDLAGRTLQDEIWAAALTLADGRIVVIAHDTDEIDRVKATTLRALGLGLVPTLALSVLGGLLLTSRARRRLAATEAAVAEVMRGDLRRRLPVGDHDDEFDRLTRTVNRMLDEIEHLMGEVRSVGDAVAHDLRTPLTRLRARLERTRSQARSVAEFHEAIDQGLIWIDQTLAMVTAVLRIGEMEDGRRRGAFARVDLGEVAAVAVEFFAPLAEEKDIDLALSVPPVRMSSTATATCASRRSRTWSTTR; translated from the coding sequence ATGGCTGACCTGCTGCGCTCCACCGCCTTCCGCTGGGCGCTCGGCATCGCCCTGTGGTCCGCGCTGCTCGCCCTGGCGATGTTCGCCTTCGTCTACTGGCAGACGGCCGACTATCTCCGCGAGGAACTCGCCGAGACGCTGCGGCTGGAGGTCCGGGCGGCGGCGGCCGACGACGCGGCCGCCGCGAACCGCGTGGACACGTGGATCGCGATGGATCCCCACGCCACCCATTATGGCGGCCTGTTCGGCCCGGACGGGACGCGCCGGGCGGGCAATCTCGGCGCGGTGCCGGAGCATCTGGCCCGCGACGGCGACGCCTACCGGGTGAGCGCGACGGTCGACCTCGCGGGACGCACGCTTCAGGATGAGATCTGGGCGGCCGCACTGACCCTCGCCGACGGCCGCATCGTGGTGATCGCGCACGACACCGACGAGATCGACCGGGTGAAGGCCACGACCCTGCGGGCCCTCGGGCTCGGGCTGGTGCCGACGCTGGCGCTCTCCGTCCTCGGCGGCCTGCTGCTCACGAGCCGCGCGCGCCGGCGCCTCGCCGCCACCGAGGCCGCCGTGGCCGAGGTCATGCGCGGCGACCTGCGCCGGCGCCTGCCGGTCGGCGATCACGACGACGAGTTCGACCGGCTGACCCGGACGGTCAACCGGATGCTCGACGAGATCGAGCACCTGATGGGCGAGGTCCGCAGCGTCGGCGACGCGGTGGCGCACGACCTGCGCACGCCGCTCACCCGTCTGCGCGCCCGGCTGGAGCGCACGCGCTCGCAGGCCCGGAGCGTCGCGGAGTTCCACGAGGCGATCGACCAGGGCCTCATCTGGATCGACCAGACGCTCGCCATGGTCACCGCCGTGCTGCGGATCGGCGAGATGGAGGACGGGCGCCGCCGCGGGGCGTTCGCCCGGGTCGACCTCGGCGAGGTCGCGGCGGTCGCGGTCGAGTTCTTCGCGCCGCTCGCCGAGGAGAAGGACATCGACCTCGCGCTCTCGGTCCCACCGGTGCGCATGTCATCGACGGCGACCGCGACCTGTGCTTCGAGGCGGTCTCGAACCTGGTCGACAACGCGCTGA
- a CDS encoding polyhydroxyalkanoate synthesis regulator DNA-binding domain-containing protein has product MPRKRRPRRLINRYAQSRLYDVETGTYVSLARLRELRCEGYEVVIREVETGRFVTEDVLPPGLDA; this is encoded by the coding sequence ATGCCTAGGAAGCGGCGCCCGCGGCGCCTGATCAACCGCTACGCGCAGAGCCGCCTGTATGACGTCGAGACCGGGACCTACGTCTCCCTCGCGCGGCTCAGGGAGCTGCGCTGCGAAGGCTACGAGGTCGTAATCCGCGAGGTCGAGACCGGCCGGTTCGTCACCGAGGATGTCCTGCCGCCGGGCCTCGACGCATGA
- a CDS encoding efflux RND transporter permease subunit, which produces MRAWFALLIRRRFLVLVVALAAAAGGVANLDGLSIDAVPDISPKQVMILTLSPGLGPLEVERLVTFPVENAMAGAPALTGIRSTSRAGVSAVYVTFADGMPLAEARSQVFQRLPAAKSLMPAGIGDPQMGPMATGLGEIYQFELRGPAYTPMQLRRTLQWTIAPKLKLTSGIADVNIYGGEMPTYEVRVSADALRRYGVTLAQVFTALADNNAARGGAYIAHNDQQEVIRGLGLAKGPDDIAAIVVATGPGGVPVTLATLGQVVESPKVRLGAVTHDVAGETVVGIALMQVGANASAVVGEVKRTIDDLRPQLPPGMAIVPYYDRSALADRTIHTVAHNLLEGAVLVVVVLLLLLGDLRAGLIVAAAIPMSMLMAFAGMRLLGISGNLMSLGAIDFGLIADGAVVMIENVLRARGAHPDRPAHDLVRDAAAEVARPVMFAVAIIILVYVPILALQGVAGKMFVPMALTVILALGSALVVTLTLMPALAAIFLAGRGVGERETRLVHWVRGAYTPMLRAAERHAGLTVLATLALFAGSWVLATRLGGEFLPKLSEGSIVVTSEKLPGIDLSASLAAVTRIERVLKSFPEVKRVVSLTGSAEIPTDPMGVESTDSFITLTDPATWATADTQDGLVAAFDRRLKEEVPGVAYTFSQPIQMRMDDLLEGVRGDVAISLYGDDLTVLKETADAIVRTVSGIPGAADVKAEAQAGMPALAIQVDRAKAARYGINVSDVLDVVESLGGRTSGVVYGDDNAITEIVVRLDPADRSDIERIRALPVGRNEPGRAAGSRMMVPLALVASVDVASGPAQISRERLQRRISVQANVRGRDVRSFVEAARAAVDRQVTLPPRYSLVWSGQFQTLQEATARLSVVVPAALAAILVLLVVMFADIRLAGLIFLNVPIAATGGILALTLRDMPFSISAAIGFIATFGIAILNGVVLTSYIRDLEATGLAPREAATRAAGMRLRPVIMTALVAALGFLPMALSTSAGAEVQRPLATVVIGGLISATLLTLVVLPAVYPVVAGLRLPFDRRSLPASDRTGETVRARHRGNLDA; this is translated from the coding sequence ATGCGCGCCTGGTTCGCCCTGCTGATCCGCCGCCGTTTCCTGGTCCTGGTGGTGGCGCTCGCCGCCGCGGCGGGAGGCGTCGCCAACCTCGACGGCCTGTCGATCGACGCGGTGCCGGACATCTCGCCCAAGCAGGTGATGATCCTGACCCTGTCGCCGGGCCTGGGCCCCCTGGAGGTCGAGCGCCTCGTCACCTTCCCGGTGGAGAACGCCATGGCGGGGGCGCCGGCCCTGACGGGGATCCGCTCCACGTCGCGCGCCGGTGTCTCGGCGGTCTACGTCACCTTCGCCGACGGCATGCCACTCGCGGAGGCGCGCAGCCAAGTGTTCCAGCGCCTGCCCGCCGCCAAGAGCCTGATGCCGGCCGGAATCGGCGACCCGCAGATGGGCCCGATGGCCACCGGACTCGGCGAGATCTACCAGTTCGAGCTGCGCGGGCCCGCCTACACGCCGATGCAGCTTCGGCGCACCCTGCAATGGACGATCGCGCCGAAGCTGAAGCTCACGTCGGGCATCGCCGACGTGAACATCTACGGCGGCGAGATGCCGACCTACGAGGTCCGGGTCTCCGCCGACGCCCTGCGCCGCTACGGCGTCACCCTCGCCCAGGTCTTCACGGCGCTCGCCGACAACAACGCCGCCCGCGGCGGCGCCTACATCGCGCACAACGACCAGCAGGAGGTGATCCGCGGCCTCGGCCTCGCCAAGGGGCCGGACGACATCGCCGCCATCGTCGTCGCCACCGGCCCGGGCGGCGTCCCGGTGACGCTCGCGACGCTGGGCCAGGTGGTGGAATCGCCCAAGGTCCGGCTGGGGGCCGTGACCCACGACGTGGCGGGCGAGACGGTCGTCGGCATCGCGCTGATGCAGGTCGGCGCGAATGCCAGCGCAGTGGTCGGAGAGGTCAAGAGGACGATCGACGACCTGCGCCCGCAGCTTCCGCCCGGGATGGCGATCGTCCCCTATTACGACCGCAGCGCGCTCGCCGACCGCACGATCCACACCGTGGCGCACAACCTCCTCGAAGGCGCAGTCCTCGTGGTCGTCGTCCTGCTGCTCCTGCTCGGCGACCTCCGGGCCGGGCTGATCGTGGCCGCGGCGATCCCGATGTCGATGCTGATGGCCTTTGCCGGCATGCGGCTCCTCGGCATCTCAGGCAACCTGATGAGTCTCGGCGCCATCGATTTCGGCCTGATCGCCGACGGCGCCGTGGTGATGATCGAGAACGTGCTGCGCGCCCGCGGCGCGCACCCGGACCGGCCGGCCCACGACCTCGTCCGGGACGCCGCCGCCGAGGTGGCGCGGCCGGTGATGTTCGCGGTGGCGATCATCATTCTGGTCTACGTGCCGATCCTCGCGCTCCAGGGCGTCGCTGGGAAGATGTTCGTGCCGATGGCGCTGACCGTCATCCTGGCGCTGGGCAGCGCCTTGGTCGTGACCCTGACGCTGATGCCGGCGCTCGCCGCGATCTTCCTCGCCGGCCGCGGCGTCGGCGAGCGCGAGACGCGCCTCGTCCACTGGGTGCGCGGCGCCTACACGCCGATGCTGCGCGCCGCCGAGCGGCATGCCGGCCTGACCGTGCTGGCGACCCTCGCCCTGTTCGCGGGATCCTGGGTGCTGGCCACGCGGCTCGGCGGCGAGTTCCTGCCGAAGCTGTCGGAGGGCTCGATCGTCGTCACCTCCGAGAAGCTGCCCGGCATCGATCTCAGCGCCTCGCTGGCCGCAGTGACCCGCATCGAGCGGGTGCTGAAGTCGTTTCCGGAGGTAAAGCGCGTCGTCTCGCTCACCGGCAGCGCCGAGATCCCCACCGACCCGATGGGCGTGGAATCGACCGACAGCTTCATCACGCTGACCGATCCCGCCACTTGGGCGACCGCCGACACGCAGGACGGTCTCGTCGCGGCCTTCGACCGGCGGCTCAAGGAGGAGGTGCCGGGCGTGGCCTACACCTTCTCCCAGCCGATCCAGATGCGCATGGACGACCTGCTGGAGGGCGTGCGCGGCGACGTGGCGATCAGCCTCTACGGCGACGACCTGACGGTCCTGAAGGAGACGGCCGACGCCATCGTGCGCACGGTGTCGGGGATCCCCGGCGCTGCGGACGTGAAGGCCGAGGCCCAGGCCGGCATGCCGGCGCTCGCGATCCAGGTCGACCGCGCCAAGGCGGCCCGCTACGGCATCAATGTCTCCGACGTGCTCGACGTGGTCGAGAGCCTCGGCGGCCGCACCAGCGGCGTGGTCTACGGCGACGACAACGCGATCACCGAGATCGTGGTGCGCCTGGATCCGGCCGACCGCAGCGACATCGAGCGGATCCGCGCCCTGCCGGTTGGACGCAACGAGCCCGGCCGCGCGGCGGGCAGCCGGATGATGGTGCCGCTGGCGCTGGTTGCCAGCGTGGACGTGGCCTCCGGTCCGGCGCAGATCAGCCGGGAGCGCCTGCAGCGGCGGATCTCCGTGCAGGCGAATGTCCGCGGCCGCGACGTCCGGAGCTTCGTCGAGGCCGCCCGCGCCGCCGTCGACCGGCAGGTGACGCTGCCGCCGCGCTATTCCCTGGTCTGGAGCGGGCAGTTCCAGACCCTGCAGGAGGCGACCGCCCGCCTCTCCGTCGTCGTCCCCGCCGCCCTGGCGGCGATCCTGGTCCTGTTGGTGGTGATGTTCGCCGACATCCGCCTCGCCGGCCTGATCTTCCTGAACGTCCCGATCGCCGCCACCGGCGGCATCCTGGCGCTCACCCTGCGCGACATGCCGTTCTCGATCTCGGCGGCGATCGGCTTCATCGCGACCTTCGGCATCGCGATCCTCAACGGCGTCGTGCTGACGAGCTACATCCGCGACCTGGAGGCGACCGGCCTGGCGCCTCGGGAGGCCGCGACGCGCGCCGCCGGGATGCGGCTGCGGCCGGTGATCATGACCGCGCTGGTGGCCGCCCTCGGCTTCCTGCCCATGGCCCTCTCCACGAGCGCCGGGGCGGAGGTTCAGCGACCGCTGGCGACCGTGGTGATCGGCGGCCTGATCTCCGCGACGCTGCTCACCCTCGTCGTGCTGCCGGCGGTCTATCCGGTCGTCGCCGGCCTGCGCCTGCCCTTCGACCGCCGGTCCCTGCCCGCCTCCGACAGGACGGGCGAGACGGTCAGGGCGCGGCATCGCGGGAACCTCGACGCCTGA
- a CDS encoding sensor histidine kinase — protein MDGDRDLCFEAVSNLVDNALKFTPPGGRVRAGLQRTDDAVVVTISDTGPGLPPGERTTVFHRFYRSEAARHTPGHGLGLSLVAAIVKLHGAGVTIRDAPGGGCHVALRFPMAQAAEAQADTGRSGHNPAR, from the coding sequence ATCGACGGCGACCGCGACCTGTGCTTCGAGGCGGTCTCGAACCTGGTCGACAACGCGCTGAAATTCACGCCGCCCGGCGGCCGCGTACGCGCCGGCCTGCAGCGCACCGACGACGCGGTCGTCGTGACGATCAGCGATACCGGGCCCGGCCTGCCGCCAGGGGAGCGCACCACCGTGTTCCACCGCTTCTATCGCTCCGAGGCGGCGCGCCACACGCCGGGTCACGGGCTGGGCTTGAGTCTCGTGGCGGCGATCGTGAAGCTCCACGGCGCGGGCGTGACGATCCGGGACGCGCCGGGCGGCGGCTGCCATGTCGCGCTGCGCTTCCCGATGGCCCAAGCGGCCGAGGCCCAGGCCGATACGGGTCGGTCCGGCCACAATCCGGCACGCTAG
- a CDS encoding efflux RND transporter periplasmic adaptor subunit, with protein MLATLDAAGLLDARNGLTAAQAALGEAQASEAVAALQLKRGQEQLKFGGVAQAEVERRQVDLAKARAAIQSAEANVELYRAQYRRLAPAEGAAPGTSAVVTPISGIVTSVGVTLGEVVDTGRDAVTVADPTRILVLANLYGPDTARVKAGDSAAVESPIPGHPPFEGRVRSVNAALDPATSTAPARIELDNPGDLLRANMFVSVTIAADLGRDGVTVPAASVQQTEQGPIAFVRVAPDRFERRALRLGIQRSDWVEVQSGVAAGESVATAGSFGLKAILLRSLLGATD; from the coding sequence GTGCTGGCGACCCTCGACGCCGCCGGCCTCCTCGACGCGCGCAACGGCCTCACGGCCGCGCAGGCGGCCCTCGGCGAGGCGCAGGCCTCCGAGGCGGTGGCGGCGCTGCAGCTCAAGCGCGGCCAGGAGCAGCTCAAGTTCGGCGGTGTCGCCCAGGCGGAGGTCGAGCGGCGTCAGGTGGACCTCGCCAAGGCCCGGGCCGCCATCCAATCGGCCGAGGCCAATGTCGAGCTGTACCGGGCGCAGTACCGGCGCCTCGCCCCCGCCGAGGGGGCCGCGCCCGGCACCAGCGCCGTGGTCACCCCGATTTCCGGCATCGTGACCAGCGTCGGCGTCACCCTCGGCGAGGTGGTCGATACCGGACGCGACGCCGTCACGGTCGCCGACCCGACCCGCATCCTGGTGCTGGCGAACCTCTACGGGCCGGATACCGCGCGGGTGAAGGCCGGCGACTCCGCCGCGGTGGAGAGCCCGATCCCGGGTCATCCTCCCTTCGAGGGACGTGTCCGCTCGGTGAACGCCGCCCTCGATCCGGCGACCAGCACGGCGCCGGCGCGGATCGAGCTCGACAATCCGGGCGATCTCCTGCGCGCCAACATGTTCGTCTCCGTCACCATCGCGGCGGATCTCGGCCGGGACGGCGTCACCGTGCCGGCGGCCTCCGTCCAGCAGACCGAGCAGGGACCGATCGCTTTCGTGCGCGTCGCCCCCGACCGGTTCGAGCGGCGCGCCCTCCGGCTCGGGATCCAGCGCTCGGACTGGGTCGAGGTCCAGAGCGGCGTCGCGGCCGGCGAGAGCGTGGCGACCGCGGGCAGCTTCGGGCTCAAGGCGATCCTGTTGCGCAGCCTGCTCGGCGCGACGGATTGA
- a CDS encoding GGDEF domain-containing protein encodes MILLRHLNACLRSARTWIALGVLAPVGMLAASGLMLLDLRRDAWDRAEQTSRNLLQVLERDIARNVEMYDLSIRAAVENLRAPGLGQASAQMRQLILFDRAATARDMGVMLILDERGDAVDDIDAVPARKGNYADREYFQVHRARAGLGLHVGTPIVSRLTGEPMLPFSRRVDKPDGSFGGVVLGSLKLSYFAHLFGEIDLGRGGAINLYLNDGTRLMRYPSEQADIGANIAQAPTFRRFMREGRGSFVATSVRDGIERYYTFTRIGALPLILNVALSTRDVEADWYARATVIGSVLLVLCGLTIALSLLFGRELRRREAMRAELATLSRTDALTGLPNRRCFEDRFALARAAARDAGRPLALLIADADHFKRYNDRYGHPVGDEVLKGLARRLSASVHRPEDLVSRIGGEEFAILLPDTDEAGALRIADRVHAEIRALTVASAGIGAGAVTVSIGLACAVPSHGRGPSVPDLYRLADGALYEAKAGGRNQTRCAAPQGVPATPPRGTLQLVSAS; translated from the coding sequence ATGATTCTGTTGCGGCACTTGAACGCGTGCCTCAGGTCGGCCCGGACCTGGATCGCGCTCGGCGTCCTCGCGCCGGTCGGCATGCTGGCGGCGTCCGGCCTGATGCTGCTCGATCTGCGCCGGGATGCCTGGGACAGGGCCGAGCAGACCTCGCGGAACCTCCTGCAGGTGCTGGAGCGCGACATCGCGCGCAATGTCGAGATGTATGATCTCTCGATCCGGGCCGCCGTCGAAAATCTGCGGGCTCCGGGCCTGGGTCAGGCCAGCGCGCAGATGCGCCAGCTCATCCTGTTCGATCGCGCGGCCACCGCCCGCGACATGGGCGTGATGCTCATCCTGGATGAGCGCGGCGACGCGGTGGACGACATTGATGCCGTGCCGGCCCGCAAGGGCAATTACGCGGACCGGGAGTACTTCCAGGTTCACAGGGCGCGCGCCGGGCTGGGCCTTCATGTCGGAACGCCGATCGTCTCGCGCCTGACCGGCGAGCCCATGCTGCCGTTCAGCCGGCGCGTCGACAAGCCGGACGGAAGCTTCGGCGGCGTGGTCCTGGGCAGCCTGAAGCTGTCGTACTTCGCGCACCTGTTCGGCGAGATCGATCTCGGCCGCGGCGGCGCGATCAACCTCTACCTGAACGACGGCACCCGCCTGATGCGCTACCCATCCGAGCAGGCCGATATCGGGGCGAACATCGCGCAGGCGCCCACCTTCCGGAGATTCATGCGGGAGGGACGCGGCAGCTTCGTCGCCACCTCCGTGCGCGACGGGATCGAGCGCTACTACACCTTCACGCGCATCGGCGCCCTACCGCTGATCCTGAACGTCGCCCTGTCCACGCGGGACGTCGAGGCCGACTGGTACGCGCGGGCGACCGTGATCGGCAGCGTCCTGCTGGTGCTCTGCGGGCTCACGATCGCGCTCTCCCTGCTGTTCGGGCGCGAGCTGCGCCGGCGGGAGGCGATGCGGGCCGAGCTGGCGACGCTGTCGCGCACGGACGCCCTGACGGGCCTGCCGAACCGCCGCTGCTTCGAGGACAGGTTCGCGCTGGCGCGCGCGGCGGCCCGCGACGCGGGCCGACCACTGGCACTGCTGATCGCCGATGCCGACCATTTCAAGCGCTACAACGACCGGTACGGGCATCCGGTGGGCGACGAGGTGCTGAAGGGGCTTGCGCGCCGCCTGTCCGCGAGCGTCCACCGCCCGGAGGATCTCGTCAGCCGCATCGGCGGCGAGGAATTCGCGATCCTGCTGCCGGACACCGACGAGGCCGGCGCCCTGCGCATCGCCGACAGGGTCCATGCCGAAATCCGCGCGCTCACGGTGGCCTCTGCGGGGATCGGTGCAGGCGCCGTCACGGTGAGCATCGGGCTCGCCTGCGCGGTGCCGAGCCATGGCCGGGGCCCGTCCGTGCCGGACCTGTACCGGCTGGCCGACGGCGCGCTCTACGAGGCCAAGGCGGGCGGCCGCAATCAGACCCGCTGCGCCGCGCCGCAGGGCGTGCCGGCGACGCCCCCGCGGGGAACCCTGCAGCTGGTGAGCGCCTCCTGA